The Eubalaena glacialis isolate mEubGla1 chromosome 3, mEubGla1.1.hap2.+ XY, whole genome shotgun sequence nucleotide sequence AACAGCAGAGGGAGATGAGCACATtagcagctgtgtgtgtgtgtgtgtgtgtgtgtgtgtgtgtgtgtgtgtgtgtcagggtggggggctcccactggccagtGGATGAAAGCTTTGTCTACCTCAAAAGCCAGACTCTTCATTCACGAGGAGCTTATGAGCTTGACAAGATAGATAGACACCCGCCTCTGACGTTTTTGAAAATATGCAGTGAAACAGACCTGGTTTATAATCCTTTTCAATCCTGGATTGAATTGAGTCAGGGAGTCCAAAGTAGTTAGCCTGAAAGTTCTGAGAAGATACAACTTTATAAGCAAAATTCTGATTACGGGAGATTTGGTGGGAGGTGAAGTGATAGGCTTAGGCACTGGGGAAGAAGCCAAGCTACTTATCCTTTTCAGCTAAGTAGGGGGTCCTCCTGGCAAATTGGTGGTTTCTGCTCAAGGAAAATGTGTATGAACGGTGGGGAGGGCGCAAGAAAAGATGATGCTTGTCCACAGGCTAGTTAATGAACGCTGACAGGGAGAATCCCATTTGGGAATCACCTTTGATGCATGAGAATGATTAATACTGACCCTCTTTTAGAGAGCTTTCTAGAAACCAGCACAGCACCAGTCATTGAGAAAAGTGGAAGGCATGATCGCTGGAGAGGCAAGGCAAGCCCCCCAAGAAACTGCTCCTGTGTTCTTTTATGATTAGTACTGTTAAGATGGTCTGACaaagtttgttccttttgattTATTCTAACTCAGGCTGAAGTACCTGGCAGCAAGGCCAGGTGCCTcgggcacaaaatttaaggagacaGTCTCGGTGCCACCTGCGATTCTGCATCCTGGGAGCCTTGCTTGCCTCACCACAGTCCAGCCCCTGCCTGGAAGACAGTTCAAGACACGTGCATTGGAAAGCCAGGAGGGCACATTTTTACTCGCTCTCACCACCCAGCTCCTTCTCCCCCAGTGCTCCTTAAAGTCTGTCATTTTGGTCAGGAATCTTTCTAGAATATTGCCACATGGGCAGGACTTCAGGGTGGAAACTTCAGCAGGACTTTTGTGAAGCTGgtgcatgaaaatattttcaaaaacacaCACCCAGGGAAGGCAGAGAAGACATGGCTCTGATAGGGTTTAATTACATCAGTGCCTCCAGGCTTTCTGTGAGGGGTTATTTCACATTTCTCTGAAGCTCTGACTTCCCTGGGTGAAAGTGGTATTGGTGGAGTGGGGGAATTGAAGGATGAGAATGGGACACTAAAGTCACGGAAAAGAAGGGATGAGGCACCAGAGTGCCCCAGGGACCATGGCAGAGGGGTGGGGACAGTGGATAGAGTGGCAGCAACTGGCTTGGAACTCTACCAGGTAAGACTTGAGAGTCTGCCTGTGAGATTGGAATCTCCCTGCTTGACACAGTGGACACTGGTGGTCCATTCTCCACCCATGCATGCCGTGCTCTCCTTCCTTGTGAGGTTAGCATCTGAAGACAAAGAAGATATCTAAAgccttctcttctcctccctttcTCATTCATGTCCAGGTCGCTCACGTGCCCCTCCTCTGTCTCTATTGAACTTTCCCTTCTGTATATCATACTACTGGATTTTCCGCTGGCTATGAATGACTGAATTTACTTTTAGATCCTGAAAAAAGTCAGTCACTGACTTAAACAGGTTAAAATAGTTTACCAATGGAATACAGTGTCCCTGTATTACTTTGTCACTTTGCAGTTACAGTACTTTACCATTTCCACACATATCATTTCCTGTTGACATGACAACTCTGTATGTTTGGTAATATTGTCCCTACTTTatggatcaggaaactgaggcacagagaaattgtGACTTCCCCAAGGGCAGCCAAGTAGTAAGGGCTGAGTGTGGGAGCAGAACTCAGCTCTTTGGATGGCTATTCTAGAACTTTTTCTACTGGTCCTTACTGCCTCTACAGTCAACCCAAGGATGGATCCTGCAGGGCAATAAGTACGCTTTCAATCAACTTTACCCAGATTTCTCTCCCACACTGACCATCTTTTGACTTCACTTTTTCTGGAACCAATTCCTCCTATGCCATCACATCCTCATCCCCACACCCAATCAAGTCCTCACCTGGATGGTTCAGAGGGGACACTATTAAGTAGATGGTGAAGTCCAGGAAAGAGCAGTTGCatttccaggggtttccactcaGATACAGGGTCTGGAGTGTTATGAGGTTATGGAAGGCGGCATGGTCCAAGGTCTGCAAGCCGGTATTCCTGAGGTCCAGGTACCTCAAAGAGCTGGTGTTGGCAAAGGTGTACTTGTTGAGTGATAACAGATGAGGGTTGCTGGAGATGTTCAGCTGCACCAGGTTGCTGAGCACGGAGAAACTGTACGGGGAGATCAAGGTTAAATTGTTGAGGCTGAGATCGAGGTAGATGAGTTTGAAGACCCCGACGAAGGTATAATCCATCACCTCCTGAATCAGGTTCTTCTGACAGTCCAAGTAAACAAGGTCACTGAGGAGTCCTAGATTCATCGCTGGCAAAAAACGGATGCTGTTATCATTCAGGTACAGCCTCCGGGTGTTCAGGGGTATGTCAGAG carries:
- the LRRC52 gene encoding leucine-rich repeat-containing protein 52, producing MSRASGPGPGWLLFSFGMGLVSGSRCPNNCQCQAQEVICSGVQLTEYPSDIPLNTRRLYLNDNSIRFLPAMNLGLLSDLVYLDCQKNLIQEVMDYTFVGVFKLIYLDLSLNNLTLISPYSFSVLSNLVQLNISSNPHLLSLNKYTFANTSSLRYLDLRNTGLQTLDHAAFHNLITLQTLYLSGNPWKCNCSFLDFTIYLIVSPLNHPDEQNATCLEPTELAGWPITKVGNPLRYMCVTHLDRQDYIFLLLIGFCIFSAGTVAAWLTGVCAVLYQNARRRSSEDDAEDEHGQRVEVSRRIFQSRVDSSQDGFPQLI